The DNA sequence CGCAGGATTTTATACAGTGACAGTGTCAGATGCAGCGGGTTGTTCGGCCATCTTCAACCGTATTCTGACCGCCACTCCTTTCGTTTTTGATGCCACGGTAACGGGAAGCAATTGTGGAGAAGCAGTAGGTAGTATTGAAGTCTTGTTATCTGAAAACGATTACAGCTTTATTTGGTCAACGGGAGCAACAACCAGTACCATCACTGATTTGAATGACGGTGATTATTCAGTTACCGTTACGAATATTGCTACCGGATGTATCGCAAGCGAGACTTATACGATCAGTAGCGAAGGGCTAATCGTCGCTTACAATATTGATTGCAACCTCGTGGGCAATAGTTACGTAGCGGATATTACCGCAGTGGTGTGGAATAATTCGGATGGGCCTTACACTTTTGCCTGGAGTACGGGTGAAACCCAGGTGAGTTCGCAGTTTTCTTCCATCACCGTTCCTGACAATGCCAACTATAGCATTACCATTACCAGTGCTTCCGGTTGTACGGAGATTATTGAGGGAATGACGGTTAATTGTAGCAATAATAATACTGAACTTTATCTAACGCCAGCTACTAGTAATTTGAATGACGGCGAAAGTATTTGCTTGTCGGTACGTGCCAATCAATTTACGGGTATCAATGGCACGCAATTTACCCTCAGCTGGGATGAGGATTTGCTGACTTACACTGGTATTGGTAACTTTTTGCTGGACGGCCTGACAAGCAGTAATTTTGGTACTGGTCTGTTAGAAGATGGATTACTGACCGTTTCCTGGCTGGCTTCTGATTTGATCAATGGCGTGAGCCTCCCGGATAATAGTGTGCTTTTTGAGCTTTGTTTGCAGGTTAGCAGTACTGCTGCGGCTACGACCAGTGTTATTTTCGCTAATTCTCCTGCCCCTCTGGAGATCACGAATTCCAACAATGAGGTCATTTCTGCTAGCACCACCAGCGCACAATTGATCCTCAATGACCCAGGCACCACGGGCGATCTTACTTTTATCGTAGGTGATGACAATGTGGGTATCGGAGAACAATTTTGTGTTCCCTTACGGGCTAATCATTTTACCAACTTGATTGGCCACCAGTTGACGCTCACCTGGGATCCTGCTGCACTACAATACACTGGAGTACAAGCCTTGAATCTTCCCAATCTGAGCGTAAACAGTTTTGGATCTTTGGCTGAAGCACAAAACGCAGGCCGCTTGCGGATGCTCTGGCGAAATATTAATGTTACAGGTATAAGTCTGGCCAATGAGACGGTGCTGGTAGAGGTCTGCTTTACGGCCCTAGGACCAGAAGGTACTTACCCCATTGATTTCTCTACCGAGGTATTGCCAGTAGAAGCGGTGGATGCCAACTACGAGAATCCTTTGGTTCAAACAGTAGCAGGTACCATTACTATTGGCGAAGGCTTGCAGGACGCAGCCAGCTTGCGCATCGTCAGTGCTGGTGCAGAGCCGGGTGCAACTATCTGTGTACCAGTAGAGGCCGTTCAGTTTTCGGAAATTGTAGGTATGCAGTTTAGCATCAATTGGGATGTGAACCGGTTGATCTTCGACGAATTGCTGGTGCTGGACAATCTTCCTGGACTACAGGAAAACAATTTCAACGTCATAGCAGAAGACGGTATCCTGAATTTGTCCTGGGTAGGGAATCTTGCCGAGCCAGCAACCCTTGTGGAAGGCACCCCGCTTTTTGAATTGTGCTTTACTGCCCAGGCTACAGAAGGCCCTGCTGGCGTGATATTCTCAGGGCAGCCTACCGCAATGGAGTTTATCCGCGACAACAACCTACTGGCTTTTATTCCTATCAATGGAGAAATTACCATCAGTGTCGATGGCCTGGTTTGGCCTGGCGACACCAATGAAGATGGCCTGGCCAATAACCTTGACTTACTGAACATTGGTTTAGGCTTTGGTAGCCAGGGTGCTGCACGTAACCATCCTTCTTTGCAATGGTTGGCCCAATATGCTCCCAACTGGGAAGAAGAAACACCCGCTTCTGGTGTCAATTACCGGCACGCTGATACCAATGGCGATGGCACCATAAATGCCCTGGACACCCTGGCGCTGTCTTTGAACTGGGGACAGGAAACAGGAAACTTTTCGCCTGGTACTGCGGAGAACTTCTTTACTGGCGCACCTTTTTACGTACAAGCCGATACCGTACAGGCTGGAGCTACTGCCCGATTACCTATTGTGTTGGGGGTTCCTGATGAGGAAATAAATGGCGCCTACGGCGTAGCCTTTACGATTCGTTATCCGACAGAAATGATCACCCCTGGCTCTCTTCATATCAATGCGGATGGCTGGTTGGGTGCAGCAGAAGACAATCTCCTGTTGATGTTCCGTGATTATCCCGCACAGGGTAGGGCAGAAGTAGCCATGGTTCGTACCGATGCCCAGGAACAAAGCGGCGGCGGTACCATAGGTGAATTGATCATCATCATGGAAGATGTTATTCTCCGTGGTTTGGTAGATGTAATCGTCCCGATTAGAATTGAAGGAGTGACCTTGATTAATTTCAGTGAACAACAATTACCTACCGCTCCTAAGGAAACCTATACACTCGTAGAAGGGGTGACGGAGACTACCTCACCAGCTTGGGCCAGTAACATTTCCGTGCAACCTAATCCAACTTCCGGGCCACTCAATATCCAGATGGGAGAAGTAGCGGTGGAATACATTCGCCTGACCGATTCAAAAGGAAGACATCTTTTTGAAGAAAAAACACCAGATGGACAGCTTGATTTAAGTGCTCTACCTGCGGGTGTGTACTATCTCCAGTTGCAAACCCAAGAGGGTAGCATCTACGAAAAAGTAGTTAAGCTCTAATTCCAGATTGCTATATACGCTGCTCTCTCTGATACTTATTTAATCCCTCAAAAAATAAATTCATGTTACGAAATATCTTATTTGTTTTTTCCTTGCTGTTTGCGCTTGTTGGCATGGCGCAGCCCTTCACCGTAGCTGGTGTTATTGAAGCCTCCAATGGGGAAGCTATTGGCAGCATGACCATAGCGCTCTTAGCCGCTGATGGCAGTGTTCTCAGTACCCAGTCGGTAGATTGTGATGGCCAGTATACTTTCTCCGGCTTGGAAAGTGGCGTTGATTACAGCCTGCGTTTGGATAAGGAAAATAGCAGCGCCTTCAACGGTGTTTCTACTTTCGACCTGGTCTTGATTTCCAGGCACCTGTTAGACGTACAACCTTTTAGTAATCCCTACAGTGTAGTTGCTGCCGATGTGGATGAATCCGGGGTCATATCTATTACGGATATAATGATTGCTCAGTCTATCGTCTATGCTCAAGTGACGAGCTTTCCTGGTCAGAACTGGTTTTTCTTCAATGAGGGAAACTCCTTGCCTGCCACGGAATTTCCGATTACGCTTACGGCTGATTTATTGGATTTCAACTTCATCGGCGTCAAAAAAGCAGACGTCAATAACTCTGCAAATACTTGTGAATAATTTTATTATCCTCCTAAAAACTCCCAACCTCATGACTAACTATAAATATCTCTTGTTCGTATTTCTTTTCCCAATGGTAGGCTTTGCCCAAAATACCATTAGCGGGGACATTGTATTACCCAACGCTTTGCCAATCTGTAATGTACTGGTAGAATTGCTTGATCAGAACGATCAGGTGATCCGCCAGGATGTCAGTGAAGAAGATGGTACATTTCAATTGTTGAATGTGCCCAATGGAACCGATTACACCCTGCGCTTCTTCAAAGAAGGTTCCTACCTAAATGGTACGTCTACCTTTGATTTGGTCTTGTTGGCAAGAAACATTTTGGGTATAGAACCATTGCCACTTTATGCCCTTTGGGCGGCTGATGTCAATGACACTGGCACAGTGACGACCCTGGATATGGTCTTGATCCGAAAACTGATCCTGCAAATAGACACGACCTTTCCTGCCACATCTTGGGGCTTTGATGAGGCCGACGCTACAAACTGTGACAACCGGATTGAAATTCCTGCCCTAGCAGAGTCTCTCAGTGTTTCGGTCGTAGGCGTAAAACGCGGCGACCTAAACAATAGCAATGCGATGATCTGCCAGTAGCACAATTCTTTTATACAAAAGGCACTGTTGGGTTTCCCGAACAGTGCCTTTTGTGTTTTTAGTAACCATCTATACCGTGCTCTGTAGTGTCGGGTTTTATACCCGACCATATATTCCGTGCTCCGTAGTATTGGGTTTTATACCCGACAAAGGAGCATGGAGCGGAGTAGGAGACAGCCCAGAGTCAAGGCATGGTCCCACAAACGCTTATTTTTTGTACAATTCCTTTCCTGCCTCTTCGTACTTGTCTCCCTCGGCCCATACGGGTACATTAGGGCTATTGGCGATCATTCGGCAGCAGTGTGCGAAGGCCTGGCAATACTTCTTGAGGTAAGCATAGTCGATGCTTGCGGCTTCGTCTGTTACCTGGTGATAGTGCTGAAGGATTTCTGCATCAAATTCTGAAAAACCAGGACTAAAGGTCAGGGCAGGCACCCCCTTACGGGCAAAAGATACATTGTCGGAACGATCAAAAAGACCTTGTTCTGGTGCAGGGTCGGGAATAATTTTCATTCCGAAAGGTGCCACGCCAGCTTCAAGCATCTCATTAGTACCTGTACGGTCCCAGCCAAAGATAGAAACAGCACCAGTGTCGTTATATCCAGCTCCATCAGTGTTAAAATTGAAGATCACTTGATCCAATGGAATCAGCGGATGATCAGCATAGTAAGCACTACCCAATAAGCCTATCTCTTCACCCGTCACGGCGAGCACGATGATGGAGCGCTTGGGCCGCATTTCGGCAAGTGCCCGAGCGGTATTAAGCAGCGCGATGGTACCAAAGGCATTGTCACGTGCACCATTGAAGATGCTATCCGTTTCGGTGTATTGGCCTCCTTGTTTACCAACGCCAACGTGGTCGTAATGTGCGGTGATGAGCAGGTATTCATCCTTTAAGTCGGGGTCAGTACCTTCCAGAACGCCAATGACGTTTTGCGACTGTACCTTGTTGCGGATAAACCCGGTAGAGTTCAATTGTACTTTTAGCTTTTTAGCAGATTGAATGTCCGTAAACGAAAGCGCATCTACTTTATTCAACCACGCATAGGTGATCTTGCTATCCTCTTCCTCTTCTTCCATAATTTGCAAGGATTCTCCACCAAAATAGCCGGCAAACATCTCCCAGGGGAAAGGCAATTGATACAATTCAACCAGGGCTATGGCTCCCCGTTCTTCCGCCAGCTTACGCTTGGCACCCATGGCTCCAACAATGCTGCCAGGGTCTTTTGCACCCGGAGGGCCAGGCAAAACGAATACGACTTTTCCCGTCACATCCAGCCCGGCGTAATCATCATGCTCCGTCGCAGCGTCTACCCATCCGTGACCAGCAAATACCCCTTTGGCTTTAGCATTAACAGCGGGTCCTGAAAGGATGATGAAATCACTTCCAGACTTAAGGCTAGTGCCATTTACAGTCATGGAAGAAGAAATAGGAGGCTGTGTAGCGGCGAAAGGAATACGCTGGAAATGGTCGGTCATGCCAGCAGGTGGCTGGTAACCATAAGCACGCAAGTGGGCTGCAATGTACGCTGCGGCCATGTCATTGCCACGGCTGGCAGTACGACGGCCTTCGAGTGCATCACTCGCAAGAAATTCCATTTGCGTCCGGATATCGTATTCATTGAACGAAAACTCCGGTGCTTTATCGCTCTGTTGAGCCGTACTATAATTGACCAATCCCAGGGTCAAAAGTAGAAAAAGATAATACCGCATAAAATCTTGTTGATATTAATAGATAATTAGGCATTGCCTGTTGTGTTTCGGGCTCGAAGATAGTTATAAGTGTTAAAAATAAGCCCCTACTACCGTGTAGTAAGGGCTTGAAGTATCGCTTTTGCGGTAGAACGACCGCCTAATGCTGTCATTATCGATCGCTTCGCCTACTTTTAGTCAATATTAGGCTGCGGCGTCGTCCGCAGGTAAGGCTTGATTTTGGTGTGTCCTTTGGGGAATTTTGCCGGAATATCAGCATCTGCAATACTGGGTAAAATCACTACGTCCTGCCCTTGCTCCCAATCTACGGGGGTAGCAACACTGTAATTGTCCGTTAATTGTAAAGAATCAATAACCCGCAGAATTTCGTAAAAATTGCGACCGGTACTGGGAGGATAAGTCAAGGTCAACCGGATCTTCTTGTCGGGGTCAATCACAAAAACAGAGCGTACCGTAGCCTTGGCCGTAGCGTTGGGATGGATCATGTCGTACAGCTCCGCCACCTTGCGATCATGATCGGCGATCACCGGGAAGTTCATTTTTACTTCCTGGGTTTCTTCGATATCCTTGATCCATTCGTGGTGATCCGTTAAAGGATCAACGCTCAATGCGATGGGTTTTACACCTCGTTTGGCAAACTCTTCTTTTAGCGCTGCGGTGCGTCCTAGCTCTGTTGTACAAACAGGCGTAAAATCTGCTGGGTGAGAGTAAAATACGACCCAGTGGTCACCTGCCCAGTCGTAAAAATCAATATCTCCTTGAGTGGTTGCTGCTTTAAAGTTGGGAGCACTGTCCCCTAATCGTAATGACATGTTATTATGGTTTTTTGTTGAAAAGATTGTTTTAAAAACTTTCACTGCCAGGTAGTACGAGGTTTTGTTTGAACGCTACCTTCTTACGTAACCTTGGTGATGCGGTTCTATCCGTGAGTGCACCTTGCATAAAATCATGTAACAAGAGACTAATGGCCTTGGTTTCAGTAAGAAAGCCATCATGGCCAAAATTGCTGTTAATGACTTCAAAACGGGCGCCAGGAATATGTTCTGCTAATTCCGACTGTTCCGCCACCGGAAAAAGCAGGTCGCTATCTACACCAATCACCAGTGTGTTGGCTGTTATTTTAGCAAGTGCTTGAGCAATACCTCCACGATTACGCCCTACATTATGGGCATCCATGGCCTTGCTGAGTATCCAGTAGGACTCGGGACTAAATCTTTGCCACAGCTTCTCTCCCTGATACCGCTGGTAGCTGCTAGCACGAAAATCATCAAGCTTATCGTGTTCTGTTTCTGCCTGGCCGTATTCGTAGGTTTGATAGTGACGATAGGATAGCATCGCAATTGCGCGAGCTGTTGCCAGCCCTTTATGCCCACCTTCCTTGGTTCCATCACCAAAAGTAGCATCAGCTTGCAAAGCCATCCTTTGCGCCTCATTGAAGGCGATTCCCCAGGGAGAATGCCGAGCGTTGGTGGCCAATAGGCAAAGATGTTGAAATCGTTGCGGGTAAATTACGGCCCACTCCACCAGTTGTTGGCCACCTAAGGAACCACCAATGCCCAGCTGAATTTGGTCAATTTCTAAATGCCTTGCCAGTAATTCGTGTGCTTTGGCCATGTCTCTGGTCGTAAGCTGGGGAAAAGTCAAGCCATAAGGCTGCCTTCCATTGGGGCGCCAGTCGTCTGGTCCTGTACTCCCGTAACAAGAACCCAGAATGTTGGCACAAACGATGAAATGCCGCTCAGGATCGATGGTTTCTCCCTTGCCTACCAATCCTGGCCACCATCCCATTGGGTTGGTATTGCCCGTAAGGGCGTGACAAACCCACACGACGTTGTCTTTGCTTTTGTTAAGCTGCCCAAAGGTTTGATAACCAATGGTTATCCTGTCTAATTGTTGACCAGATTCCAGCGGAAAAGGATGATCACTATGCAAATACTGCATGAAGAAAAAATGTTGAAAATGAAAGAACTACATAAGAAGACCTATATACCTTGCCTTATGTGGTTCAATTAATTAAGCCGTTACTGGGGTGCCAATTTTAGCGAAAGCTTGTTCAAAATCCGCCTTAATATCTTCAATGTGTTCAATGCCCACACTCACCCGTAGCAGATTGGGTAATACACCGGCTTGGATCTGTGCTTCGGCCGACAACTGCTGGTGCGTGGTAGCCGCAGGCTGGATGATCAGCGTTTTAGCATCTCCAACATTGGCGAGATGACTCACCAATTGAAGACTATCTACAAGCTGAGTCGTTTGTTGTTGACTACCCTTGAGGGTAAAACTCAGCACGCCTCCGAAGCCATTGTGCAAAAAGCGTTGGGCATTTTTGTGGTTAGGGTGGGAGGGGAGCCCCGGGTAATTGACCTGTGCTACCTGCGGGTGTTGCTCTAGCCAGGTGGCCAGGGCCAAAGCATTATCCGCAGTGCGTTGTACGCGCAAACTCAAGGTTTCCAATCCCTGTAACAATAAGAAGGAGTTGAAAGGACTAAGTGCTGGGCCAAAGTCGCGTAATCCTTCTACCCGTGCCCGAATAGCAAAGGCTATATTGCCAAAGGGGCCATCTGCACCAAAAACATCAGAGAAGACCAGGCCGTGATAGCCTTCCGAAGGTTCACTGAATAAGGGGAACTTACCATTGCCCCAGTTGTAGTTGCCACCATCAACAATGACACCACCAATGCTGGTGCCGTGCCCACCAATCCACTTGGTGGCTGACTCCACAACCACATTGGCCCCGTGCTTCAAAGGTTGACAGAGGTAGCCTCCTGCACCAAAAGTATTGTCAACGATCACCGGCAAATCATGCTGTTGAGCAACCTCAATGATCCCCGCAAAATCTGGCACGCTAAAACGCGGATTACTGATACTTTCGAAATAAATAGCCTTGGTGTTTTCGTCGATCAGGCGCTCGTAATCAGCGGGTTCTTCTCCTTTGGTGAATCGTGCTTCAATACCCAGGCGCTTGAAGGCCACCTTGAACTGGTTGTAGGTCCCACCGTAAAGATTGGCAGAAGAAACGAAGTTATCGCCCGCTTGCAGGATATTGGTCAAGGCGATAAACTGTGCCGCCTGTCCAGAACCAACCGCTACTGCGGCAACGCCTCCTTCCAGGGCTGCTACCCGCTTTTCGAAGACATCGGTCGTGGGGTTCATGATACGGGTGTAGATATTGCCGAACTCTTTGAGTGCAAAGAGATTAGCGCCGTGTTCGGAGTCCTTAAAGGTGTAGCTGGTCGTTTGGTAAATAGGCACTGCCCGCGAGCGGGTGGTTCCTTCTACCTCTTCCTGACCAGCGTGTAATTGTAAAGTTTCAAATCTAAGATTGGACATCATTTATTGTTTTTGTGGGTAATGAATAGCATAACTAGCCCGGCATAGCGAAGACAATAGTGCGTATTACCCCTTAGGGTAAACAACTAAAGCCCTCCTGTATGCGCAGGACGGAGTTAACAGCAACAACAACAGCAAGCTGTCATAGCACGCTGTTCAACAATGGAACTGAAAGGAAAAAGTGGAAATGGCACTGTGGCCGAAAAATGATTCATTATATCCCGATTTTATATTTCCCCCCAGCAATACGCTGAGGAGGCGGGATTTGGCACCTTTTGCTCCCTGGGAGGAGCAAGGTTGCCAGGGTTTCATTGAGCCCGATCTCTCAACCCTTCGGTATAAAATCGGATATCCGGAGAAATCCGATCAGGTTGCAAATGTAAAGGGGTAAAATGTAAAAGTCAACTAAATTAGTAGGAATTAATATTTTTTTTCTAAATCAACCTAACTTGCGGGCCAATTGTTCTACCGAAGACCAACTAAAAAGCAAGCATGAAAGTTACCTTAGCAAGACTGGATGATGCCTTCCATATGCAGGCCAGCAACGAAGACGGCCTCACCGTGCACAGCGATGGATCTCCTGAAATCGGTGGTCACAACCTGGCCATGCGTCCTATGCAGATGGTCCTGGCAGCGCTGGGGAGCTGCAGTAGTATCGATGTCATCCATCTCCTCAACAAGCAACGCCAGCCCTTGCGGGACATCAAGATTGAACTCAAGGGAGAACGAGTAGATACGGTTCCCAATGTCTTCAAAGCCATCCACGTCCACTACCAACTCTTTGGCGATCTCGATGAGAACAAGGCAGAACGTGCCTGCCGAATCAGCATGGAGAAATTATGCTCCGTCTCCATGATGCTGAAGGAATCAGTGGATATTACCTGGTCGTATGAGGTTTTGGCGTAAAGCTAAATCATTCGCTGCGTGAGTTCCGAGCATCGGAACGAACACTCCCACGAACCCGAGCATCGGGTGAGTACTACCGCGAGTCCCCTAGGGACGAGCACTATTAACTCCCCAAAGCCATCAACGCCTTTGGCTCCCGGTCGGCCGTCATGGCCATCACGACGGCGGCGGTACAGAATACGGGGCTGGTAATGCAATGGTGCCCACTCCAGGAAGCGTTGCCGTTTTGGATATTGCTGTACAATTCGTTCATCCGGCTGTACCAGGCTTCCCATTCAGCGCCACCCATAGCGGCCAGGGATTCGGAAGTAAGCATGTGACTAAGGAACTCTTCTCCACCGTTGTTGCCAAAACCTCGCTGTACATCCTCGCGGAGTACTTGACGGGCCGCCTGCACATTGGCTACGTAGTCAGCAGCCATGGTAGTTGCTTCGTCTTCAGAAACGCCTTGTTGGCGCAAAGCTTCTATGGCCAATTGGCTGGACAAAGTGTCTGTTTGCTGATTCATTTCACTGAGGGCCTGGCGAGTCATGTTTGCGGAAGAAGCCGTGGCTCTTTGGGTACTGGACAAGGCGTAAAGCGCTACGCCCGCTGAACTTTCGGTACTGACGCTGCCATCAGCATAAACATTGCTACGCTGGTACTGCTGTGAGCGCTGGATGGCATCGCGATTAACGGGCCGTCCTACACGCTCGGCCAGCTCGAGGGCATTGTTGCCCATGGCGGAATTGAGGACGGTGGCCCAACCCCGGTTGTTCCAGCTGCCGTCGGTTTCCTGTGAGGCTTCCAACATGGCGATGCAACGATCTAAGGCTGCGGTCACCCGTTGGTAAACCAAAGGATCGTGAGAGAGATAAGGCGTCAGCCGGGCAAAAAACTGAGCCGCTAGTGCTACGTCTACATTTGCACCCAATTTAGTCTGCGGCTGGGTACCTGTGCGTTCCGTAATATTGAACGACTGATGGTCAGCGGCTTCGGTGGCAGAAATCAAGTATTCCGTAGCGTTGGCCAGGGTAGGGCGGTAGGCTCCTTGCTGCAGAGTAGTGCCGGAGCGGAGGAAAGCCATAGCAACCAGTGCGGTCGTTGCCGGATCAGTAGCTACCTGCTGTGGGTCGCGAACATTTTGTCGGCTGTGCAGTCCTGCTCCCCAGCCGCCATCAGCAGCCTGGTTTTCGGCCAACCAGACCAGGCTTTGCTGGAGATAATCAGGCAGCGGAGCAAAATCCTCATTGGACGGAATACCCCAATCGCGGTCGGCCATTTCGGCAATAACCGTTTCATTAGGCACATAAAAAGAACCTACCCGCACCTGTGCCCAGCCATCATAACGATTGGAGGCGACTACGAGTGCGATAAGGGAACTTATGAAAAAGAGAAAAAATCCGAGAATAAAGAGAGATGATTTACGCATGTTGGAGGGTTATTGGTCATTAAAGATGTAAGTATTCGAGCTAAAATAAGATGTTTCAAGTTACAAAATGATTGGTACAAAGGCAATTATCCTGTTAGACTATTGTACTTTTGTGCCCTCAAATAAGTGTTAAATATGATACAGGCAACTGCAGTGCTGTTGATCCATTGTCCAGATCAAAAAGGGATCGTAGCAGCTGTTACCGATTTTTTGCACAATAATGATGGCAATGTTATCTCGCTAGAGCAACATGTAGACCCCAATCTAGGGCATTTTTTCATGCGGGTAGAATGGGAATTAAGTGGTTTTGCGATCAGTGCAGAAAAGATTGAAGATTATTTTGCGACGCTGGTAGGGAATAAATTCGGCATGGCTTGGCAACTTCATTTTACAGATCGTAAGCCACGAATGGCCATTTTTGTATCCAAAGCCTCGCACTGTTTTTACGATATTTTGCAACGCTATTCTTCGGGCGAATGGCAGGTAGAAATACCGGTGATTATCTCCAATCACGATGCCTTGGGCGCCATTGCCGAGCGTTTTGGGATTGACTTTAAGGTCTTTCCTATCGATAAAGCCAACAAAGCGGAACAGGAATCCTTAGAGAAAAAATTGATCAAAGAGTTAAAGGTTGATTTTATTGTACTTGCGCGCTACATGCAGATCCTGTCGGATGAATTTTGCGCGAGTTTCCCAAATCAAATCATTAATATTCACCATTCTTTCTTACCTGCGTTTAAAGGAGCCAGACCGTATCATTCTGCCTATGAGCGGGGCGTCAAAGTGATTGGCGCCACCAGTCATTATGTAACACCTGACCTTGATGAGGGGCCAATCATCGCCCAGGATGTCACGCATGTGAGCCACCGCGATGATCCTACGGAACTGGTACGGAAGGGGAAAGACATCGAAAAAAGAGTCCTCTCTCAAGCGATTCGTGCCCAGTTGGAACATAAAATTTTGCCTTTTGGCAACAAAACAATAGTGTTTCATTAAAAATCAATATTTTCGACCATTACTTACTTCATAACTGATATCCATGTCTGCACCTCTTAATATTATATTTCTTGCTTCAGAAGGCGTTCCGTTTGTGAAAACAGGTGGTTTAGCGGATGTTGTCGGGGCTTTGCCAAAAGCGCTAAAAGACCTCGGACACCAGGTGCGTATTGTTTTGCCCAAATACAGCAAGATTGATCCCGTTAAATTTGGTCTCCAACGCTTTCAAGATTCAATGGGCGTATGGATGGGAGGAGGTGTTCAAGAGT is a window from the Lewinella sp. LCG006 genome containing:
- a CDS encoding cohesin domain-containing protein encodes the protein MLRPLLLFALSLFSFVLKAQDTDCSFGLVLSSVEAEPGDTVTIDLTTRQFEAIVAFQFQQHWDPQELSFVEIVYNPALPFTVANFNLQPEQLNQGKLNFLHLQPSLNGLSLPDGEVLYSLRMRVNATTSASLSISSPDDFFVEIVKENNQIVENYYFLHSTIEVGAASGVSPGLASACIQGQACNNPALGSIHFSPSGVAPFTYQWTNPQGFSSTTAAITGLNSGVYHLQINAANGKVSNGDFYVSTSSEMQLSLDVDADECGGAPDGAVSSTVTGGSGNYSYAWSNGSTTANLSSLSSGTYSLTVTDLDLGCSVSGSATVQSLSNIQGYFTTIFPSCENSSDGLLTINIDNGSGAGPFSYLWSNGATTATANNLSAGFYTVTVSDAAGCSAIFNRILTATPFVFDATVTGSNCGEAVGSIEVLLSENDYSFIWSTGATTSTITDLNDGDYSVTVTNIATGCIASETYTISSEGLIVAYNIDCNLVGNSYVADITAVVWNNSDGPYTFAWSTGETQVSSQFSSITVPDNANYSITITSASGCTEIIEGMTVNCSNNNTELYLTPATSNLNDGESICLSVRANQFTGINGTQFTLSWDEDLLTYTGIGNFLLDGLTSSNFGTGLLEDGLLTVSWLASDLINGVSLPDNSVLFELCLQVSSTAAATTSVIFANSPAPLEITNSNNEVISASTTSAQLILNDPGTTGDLTFIVGDDNVGIGEQFCVPLRANHFTNLIGHQLTLTWDPAALQYTGVQALNLPNLSVNSFGSLAEAQNAGRLRMLWRNINVTGISLANETVLVEVCFTALGPEGTYPIDFSTEVLPVEAVDANYENPLVQTVAGTITIGEGLQDAASLRIVSAGAEPGATICVPVEAVQFSEIVGMQFSINWDVNRLIFDELLVLDNLPGLQENNFNVIAEDGILNLSWVGNLAEPATLVEGTPLFELCFTAQATEGPAGVIFSGQPTAMEFIRDNNLLAFIPINGEITISVDGLVWPGDTNEDGLANNLDLLNIGLGFGSQGAARNHPSLQWLAQYAPNWEEETPASGVNYRHADTNGDGTINALDTLALSLNWGQETGNFSPGTAENFFTGAPFYVQADTVQAGATARLPIVLGVPDEEINGAYGVAFTIRYPTEMITPGSLHINADGWLGAAEDNLLLMFRDYPAQGRAEVAMVRTDAQEQSGGGTIGELIIIMEDVILRGLVDVIVPIRIEGVTLINFSEQQLPTAPKETYTLVEGVTETTSPAWASNISVQPNPTSGPLNIQMGEVAVEYIRLTDSKGRHLFEEKTPDGQLDLSALPAGVYYLQLQTQEGSIYEKVVKL
- a CDS encoding M28 family peptidase encodes the protein MRYYLFLLLTLGLVNYSTAQQSDKAPEFSFNEYDIRTQMEFLASDALEGRRTASRGNDMAAAYIAAHLRAYGYQPPAGMTDHFQRIPFAATQPPISSSMTVNGTSLKSGSDFIILSGPAVNAKAKGVFAGHGWVDAATEHDDYAGLDVTGKVVFVLPGPPGAKDPGSIVGAMGAKRKLAEERGAIALVELYQLPFPWEMFAGYFGGESLQIMEEEEEDSKITYAWLNKVDALSFTDIQSAKKLKVQLNSTGFIRNKVQSQNVIGVLEGTDPDLKDEYLLITAHYDHVGVGKQGGQYTETDSIFNGARDNAFGTIALLNTARALAEMRPKRSIIVLAVTGEEIGLLGSAYYADHPLIPLDQVIFNFNTDGAGYNDTGAVSIFGWDRTGTNEMLEAGVAPFGMKIIPDPAPEQGLFDRSDNVSFARKGVPALTFSPGFSEFDAEILQHYHQVTDEAASIDYAYLKKYCQAFAHCCRMIANSPNVPVWAEGDKYEEAGKELYKK
- a CDS encoding peroxiredoxin, which produces MSLRLGDSAPNFKAATTQGDIDFYDWAGDHWVVFYSHPADFTPVCTTELGRTAALKEEFAKRGVKPIALSVDPLTDHHEWIKDIEETQEVKMNFPVIADHDRKVAELYDMIHPNATAKATVRSVFVIDPDKKIRLTLTYPPSTGRNFYEILRVIDSLQLTDNYSVATPVDWEQGQDVVILPSIADADIPAKFPKGHTKIKPYLRTTPQPNID
- the metX gene encoding homoserine O-acetyltransferase, which encodes MQYLHSDHPFPLESGQQLDRITIGYQTFGQLNKSKDNVVWVCHALTGNTNPMGWWPGLVGKGETIDPERHFIVCANILGSCYGSTGPDDWRPNGRQPYGLTFPQLTTRDMAKAHELLARHLEIDQIQLGIGGSLGGQQLVEWAVIYPQRFQHLCLLATNARHSPWGIAFNEAQRMALQADATFGDGTKEGGHKGLATARAIAMLSYRHYQTYEYGQAETEHDKLDDFRASSYQRYQGEKLWQRFSPESYWILSKAMDAHNVGRNRGGIAQALAKITANTLVIGVDSDLLFPVAEQSELAEHIPGARFEVINSNFGHDGFLTETKAISLLLHDFMQGALTDRTASPRLRKKVAFKQNLVLPGSESF
- a CDS encoding O-acetylhomoserine aminocarboxypropyltransferase/cysteine synthase family protein; translated protein: MSNLRFETLQLHAGQEEVEGTTRSRAVPIYQTTSYTFKDSEHGANLFALKEFGNIYTRIMNPTTDVFEKRVAALEGGVAAVAVGSGQAAQFIALTNILQAGDNFVSSANLYGGTYNQFKVAFKRLGIEARFTKGEEPADYERLIDENTKAIYFESISNPRFSVPDFAGIIEVAQQHDLPVIVDNTFGAGGYLCQPLKHGANVVVESATKWIGGHGTSIGGVIVDGGNYNWGNGKFPLFSEPSEGYHGLVFSDVFGADGPFGNIAFAIRARVEGLRDFGPALSPFNSFLLLQGLETLSLRVQRTADNALALATWLEQHPQVAQVNYPGLPSHPNHKNAQRFLHNGFGGVLSFTLKGSQQQTTQLVDSLQLVSHLANVGDAKTLIIQPAATTHQQLSAEAQIQAGVLPNLLRVSVGIEHIEDIKADFEQAFAKIGTPVTA
- a CDS encoding OsmC family protein; translated protein: MKVTLARLDDAFHMQASNEDGLTVHSDGSPEIGGHNLAMRPMQMVLAALGSCSSIDVIHLLNKQRQPLRDIKIELKGERVDTVPNVFKAIHVHYQLFGDLDENKAERACRISMEKLCSVSMMLKESVDITWSYEVLA